One Gammaproteobacteria bacterium genomic window carries:
- a CDS encoding general secretion pathway protein GspF, with the protein MARKHKHFGLDEPLRHPDHKRPMTRRDFIAQGFRAGLGVALGGSIFSLFANPRAAYAALSSDLETLKTSCGIATQGAGKIPFICFDLAGGANIAGSNVLVGKQNGQLDFLSTQSYSKLGIPGDMTPPLVNPGTGTNDFINSDMGLAFHTDSAFLRGILEKAGTRVANINGAVIPALSDNDTGNNPHNPMYGIYKSGADGSLVTLIGSQNSDSGGNSMAPAMLIDPTVRPTKVDRTSDVTGLVDTGDLTSILSQSDAVAVMESIERISEMKLAKVDTQLTTDVTVKDFVTCGYVKTADLADRFGNPASLNPELDPDIVGPAGIFSQAEFNSDGEFRKTAAVMKMVINGYSGAGTITMGGYDYHTGDRSTGELRDLRAGRCMGACLEYAARVGVPLMMYVFSDGSVASNGTLDNSVDGRGKGVWTGDNSSTAASFFLVYNPAGRATLMGGTADEQARHQQIGYFRPDASVESASSPAANNVNLLVNTVILNYMALHGEQGTFTTLFPNHGLGSSASIDRITAFEPIVSGTI; encoded by the coding sequence ATGGCCAGAAAACACAAACACTTCGGTCTGGATGAGCCGCTACGCCACCCCGATCACAAGCGTCCGATGACACGGCGTGACTTCATTGCGCAGGGATTCCGCGCCGGACTCGGTGTGGCTCTCGGCGGATCGATCTTCAGCCTGTTTGCCAACCCGCGGGCCGCCTATGCCGCGCTGTCGTCCGACCTCGAGACACTGAAAACATCGTGTGGAATCGCTACCCAGGGCGCGGGCAAGATCCCGTTCATCTGCTTCGATCTCGCCGGCGGCGCCAACATTGCCGGCTCAAACGTTCTGGTCGGCAAGCAGAACGGGCAGCTCGACTTTTTGAGCACACAGAGTTACAGCAAGCTCGGCATCCCGGGCGACATGACCCCGCCGCTCGTTAATCCAGGCACCGGTACAAATGATTTCATCAATAGCGACATGGGTCTGGCCTTCCATACCGACAGCGCCTTCCTGCGCGGTATCCTCGAGAAGGCGGGCACGCGCGTTGCAAACATCAACGGTGCAGTAATTCCGGCGTTGTCTGACAACGATACCGGCAACAACCCGCATAATCCCATGTACGGCATCTACAAGTCCGGGGCTGATGGCAGCCTAGTGACACTGATCGGATCACAGAATTCCGACTCCGGCGGCAACTCCATGGCGCCGGCGATGCTGATCGATCCCACAGTGCGGCCCACCAAAGTAGACCGCACCTCGGACGTCACCGGACTGGTCGATACCGGAGACCTGACCAGCATCCTCAGTCAGTCCGATGCCGTCGCGGTGATGGAATCGATCGAACGTATCAGCGAGATGAAGCTGGCCAAGGTCGACACACAACTGACCACCGATGTCACGGTCAAGGATTTCGTCACCTGCGGTTATGTCAAAACCGCAGACCTGGCCGACCGCTTTGGTAACCCCGCATCGCTCAACCCGGAGCTCGATCCAGACATCGTGGGACCGGCTGGCATCTTCAGCCAGGCTGAGTTCAACAGCGACGGCGAGTTTCGCAAGACTGCTGCAGTGATGAAGATGGTCATCAACGGCTACTCCGGCGCCGGCACCATCACCATGGGCGGATACGACTATCACACCGGAGACCGCTCCACTGGCGAGTTACGTGATCTGCGTGCCGGACGCTGCATGGGCGCCTGCCTCGAGTATGCCGCGCGCGTGGGTGTCCCGCTAATGATGTATGTCTTCAGCGACGGTTCGGTCGCGAGCAACGGCACTCTTGACAATTCCGTCGACGGCCGAGGAAAAGGTGTATGGACCGGAGACAACTCATCTACGGCGGCATCGTTCTTCCTGGTTTACAATCCAGCGGGACGAGCGACCTTGATGGGTGGTACAGCGGACGAACAGGCGCGCCACCAGCAGATCGGCTACTTCCGTCCGGATGCATCGGTGGAAAGCGCATCTAGCCCCGCAGCGAATAACGTGAATCTTCTGGTTAACACCGTGATTCTCAATTACATGGCGCTGCACGGTGAGCAAGGAACTTTCACTACCCTTTTCCCCAACCATGGGCTCGGCAGCTCCGCCTCCATCGACCGCATTACGGCGTTCGAGCCCATTGTCAGCGGAACAATCTAA
- a CDS encoding LamG domain-containing protein translates to MRNHAGLLNTIAMITLAFILTACGGGASTESNPVTSNTVTGAYSGPAPATTDVQAFKLNVWDNLSANNRCGSCHGTDGQTPMFVRQDDVNLAYAEVNTVVNLTSPADSRLVTKVAGGHNCWLASDSACGEIITAYIEAWAGDSVSSTRQIALTAPPLMDPGASKSFPEDSALFAATVHPLLTAHCAGCHTDSSPTAQSPYFAVSDAAAAYEAVKTKINLDTPADSRLVVRLRDEFHNCWTVCDSDATAMENAITAFANQISVTAVDPQLILSKALKITDGIVASGGSRHEANVIALYEFKTGESNIAYDTSGVEPALNLTMSGGYSWVGGWGVEFTNGKAQGSTTASKKLHDMIQQTGEYSIEAWAVPANVTQEGPARVISYSAGTQARNFTLGQTQYNYDFMHRSSTTDGDGEPALSTADADEDLQATQQHVVITFDPANGRRIYVNGVFTDDVDSAAGGNLSDWDDSFAFVLGNEASGDRPWAGKLRLVAIHNRALSAEQIQQNFAVGVGEKFYLLFSVSGLVDVPDSYIMFEVAQFDSYSYLFNRPAFISLDEDAQPDGITIAGMRIGINGKEAAVGQAYRNMAEVVSSNQYSAASGQALSDLGTVIALEKGPEEDEFFLSFEVLGSHTNVVTEAAPLQLPDPADSDPVSDIGLRTFEEISHTMAAVTHVSPTQSDVADTFETVKQQLPTVENIEGFLSAHQMAVSQLAIQYCGALVDNQGTVNRTVYFPGFNFGTSAATAFDNSTKRDQILDPLLDEMMGTGLASQPDTADIKGELNNLMTQLTACATGGSPTCNTTGRTADIVKASCAAVLGSAVMLVQ, encoded by the coding sequence ATGCGCAACCATGCCGGTTTGCTCAACACTATCGCCATGATCACCCTTGCATTCATCCTGACGGCGTGCGGCGGCGGCGCTTCCACGGAAAGCAATCCAGTGACGAGTAACACCGTAACCGGTGCATATAGCGGACCGGCACCTGCGACGACCGATGTACAGGCATTCAAGCTTAATGTCTGGGACAACCTAAGTGCTAACAACCGTTGCGGCAGTTGCCATGGCACGGATGGACAGACGCCTATGTTCGTACGCCAGGACGACGTCAACCTCGCGTATGCAGAGGTTAATACAGTAGTCAACCTGACCTCACCGGCCGATTCCCGCCTTGTCACAAAAGTCGCGGGGGGGCACAACTGCTGGCTGGCGAGCGACAGCGCCTGCGGTGAAATTATCACCGCATATATCGAGGCGTGGGCAGGCGACTCCGTATCCAGTACGCGCCAGATCGCACTTACCGCGCCACCGCTAATGGATCCGGGCGCGAGCAAGAGCTTTCCGGAGGACTCCGCCCTGTTCGCGGCCACCGTCCATCCGCTACTGACCGCGCACTGCGCTGGCTGCCATACCGATTCCTCACCCACCGCGCAGTCGCCGTACTTCGCCGTAAGCGACGCCGCGGCCGCGTACGAGGCGGTCAAGACCAAGATCAATCTCGATACGCCCGCAGATTCGCGTCTGGTAGTGCGTCTGCGCGACGAGTTCCATAACTGCTGGACTGTATGCGACAGCGACGCCACCGCGATGGAGAACGCCATCACCGCATTCGCCAACCAGATCTCTGTCACCGCGGTCGACCCGCAGCTCATCCTGAGTAAGGCCTTGAAAATCACCGACGGCATCGTCGCCAGCGGTGGCAGCCGGCACGAGGCGAATGTGATCGCGCTGTATGAATTCAAAACAGGCGAGAGCAACATCGCCTACGATACCAGCGGTGTCGAACCGGCACTCAACCTGACCATGAGCGGAGGCTACAGCTGGGTCGGCGGCTGGGGCGTCGAGTTCACCAACGGCAAGGCGCAGGGTTCGACCACCGCCAGCAAGAAACTGCACGACATGATCCAGCAGACGGGCGAATACTCGATTGAGGCCTGGGCAGTCCCCGCCAACGTCACCCAGGAAGGCCCGGCGCGCGTCATCAGCTATTCGGCCGGCACCCAGGCGCGGAATTTCACGCTCGGCCAGACCCAGTACAACTACGACTTCATGCACCGCAGCAGCACCACCGACGGTGACGGCGAGCCCGCGTTGTCGACGGCGGACGCCGACGAGGATCTGCAAGCGACGCAGCAGCACGTGGTGATCACCTTCGATCCCGCCAACGGACGTCGCATCTACGTCAACGGGGTATTCACCGACGATGTCGATTCCGCAGCCGGCGGCAACCTGTCCGACTGGGATGACAGTTTCGCCTTCGTGCTAGGCAACGAGGCGAGCGGCGATCGCCCTTGGGCCGGCAAGCTGCGCCTGGTCGCGATCCACAACCGCGCGCTCAGCGCAGAGCAGATCCAGCAGAATTTCGCGGTCGGCGTCGGCGAGAAGTTCTACCTGCTGTTCAGCGTGAGCGGTCTGGTCGATGTGCCCGACAGCTACATCATGTTCGAGGTCGCCCAGTTCGACAGCTACAGCTATCTGTTCAATCGCCCGGCTTTCATCAGCCTGGACGAGGACGCCCAGCCGGACGGCATCACGATCGCCGGCATGCGCATCGGCATCAATGGCAAGGAGGCAGCGGTCGGCCAGGCTTACCGCAACATGGCCGAGGTTGTCTCGAGCAACCAGTACAGCGCAGCATCAGGCCAGGCGCTGTCCGATCTCGGCACGGTAATCGCGCTGGAGAAGGGGCCGGAGGAGGATGAATTCTTCCTCAGCTTCGAGGTACTCGGCAGCCATACCAATGTCGTCACCGAAGCGGCGCCGCTGCAGTTGCCCGATCCGGCGGATTCCGATCCGGTCTCCGATATCGGGCTGCGTACCTTTGAGGAGATCAGTCACACCATGGCGGCCGTGACCCATGTCAGCCCGACGCAAAGCGACGTCGCCGACACCTTCGAAACGGTCAAGCAGCAGTTGCCGACGGTGGAAAACATCGAGGGCTTCCTGTCGGCGCACCAGATGGCGGTATCTCAGCTTGCAATCCAGTATTGCGGCGCCCTGGTCGACAATCAGGGGACGGTTAACCGCACGGTTTACTTCCCGGGCTTCAACTTCGGTACCTCCGCCGCCACGGCATTCGACAACTCCACCAAGCGCGATCAGATCCTGGATCCTCTGCTGGACGAGATGATGGGCACCGGGCTCGCGAGCCAGCCAGACACGGCCGACATCAAGGGCGAGTTGAACAATCTGATGACACAACTCACCGCCTGCGCCACCGGCGGCAGCCCGACCTGCAACACCACCGGTCGCACCGCCGATATCGTCAAGGCGAGCTGCGCAGCCGTGCTGGGCAGCGCAGTCATGCTGGTGCAATAA
- a CDS encoding DUF1585 domain-containing protein, which translates to MNRFNRVTTRITLGALLTCGLIAVTATNAYAGPREQAKRMHDRIAGVPPSAAVLDAMETSIAGGDALDAAELAMENSAFYTVTLKNFATPWTNEDQTVFASLNDYTATVIGMIRDNVPFNTALSADLLYVGASGLGLPAYSMTNNNHYEAMESQGIDLKEELTATTQSAQTNLPASATAGIMTTRAAAQAFFSAGTNRAMFRFTLMNHLCTDLEPIKDTTRSPDRIRQDVSRSPGGDSRIFLNACVGCHAGMDPMAQAFAYYDYNDASSSIEYNGTDTIDPETGTRVQGKYLINSDNFKYGYVTTDDHWDNYWRSGPNAALGWSGSLPGSGSGAKSLGMELANSDAFARCQAKKVFKTMCLRTPVDAADRSQIDSLTTSFKANNYSMKRIFAEAAVYCMGD; encoded by the coding sequence ATGAATCGTTTCAATCGGGTAACGACCAGAATAACCCTAGGCGCCTTACTGACCTGCGGTCTGATTGCGGTCACCGCCACCAACGCCTATGCCGGACCGCGCGAACAGGCCAAGCGCATGCACGATCGCATCGCTGGCGTTCCACCCAGCGCGGCCGTGCTGGACGCGATGGAAACAAGCATCGCAGGCGGCGATGCGCTTGATGCTGCTGAACTGGCGATGGAAAACAGCGCATTCTATACCGTGACGCTGAAGAACTTCGCCACGCCTTGGACCAACGAAGACCAGACTGTCTTCGCGTCCCTCAACGATTACACGGCTACTGTTATTGGCATGATCCGCGACAATGTGCCTTTCAATACAGCGCTGTCCGCCGACCTGCTCTACGTGGGAGCTTCGGGCCTCGGGCTCCCTGCCTACTCCATGACCAACAATAATCACTACGAAGCCATGGAAAGTCAGGGCATCGACCTCAAAGAGGAACTGACCGCGACTACCCAGTCAGCACAAACAAACCTGCCTGCCTCCGCCACTGCGGGCATCATGACCACGCGCGCGGCGGCGCAGGCCTTTTTCAGCGCAGGAACCAACCGGGCGATGTTCCGCTTTACGCTGATGAATCACCTTTGCACCGACCTCGAACCCATCAAGGACACTACGCGGTCGCCGGACCGCATCCGCCAAGATGTCTCTCGAAGTCCAGGCGGCGACAGCCGCATCTTCCTGAACGCCTGCGTCGGCTGCCACGCAGGCATGGATCCAATGGCTCAGGCCTTCGCCTACTACGACTACAATGATGCGTCGAGCAGCATCGAGTACAACGGCACCGATACTATCGATCCAGAAACCGGTACGCGTGTGCAGGGCAAATACCTGATCAACAGCGATAACTTCAAGTACGGTTACGTTACTACTGACGATCACTGGGATAACTACTGGCGCAGCGGACCGAATGCCGCACTTGGCTGGAGCGGCAGTTTGCCCGGCAGCGGCAGTGGGGCGAAATCCCTCGGTATGGAACTGGCCAACAGCGATGCCTTTGCCCGATGCCAGGCAAAGAAGGTGTTCAAGACAATGTGCCTGCGCACCCCGGTCGATGCCGCCGACCGCAGCCAGATCGATTCCCTGACGACCTCATTCAAGGCGAACAACTACAGCATGAAACGGATTTTCGCCGAGGCCGCCGTCTACTGCATGGGGGACTGA
- a CDS encoding outer membrane beta-barrel domain-containing protein has product MENRIWRVFLNRTPAIVARTGPHCCAFVLLGILAAGGALAQAPDGDIVGAEPVVQPQIELREVKEDRIDTEDFEVGIFAGVMSVEDFGADGVLGVRLAYHVTEDIFVEAAYGMTEAGLTSYERLSGAVTVLTDDEREYSYYNFSLGYNLLPGESFIGRDRAFSSDMYLIAGIGATEFAGDNRFTWSIGAGYRLLLNDWLTLHADVRDHMFDIDVLGEDKTAHNIEINTGATVFF; this is encoded by the coding sequence ATGGAAAATCGGATTTGGCGTGTTTTTCTGAACCGCACGCCGGCAATCGTGGCGCGTACCGGACCGCATTGCTGTGCGTTTGTATTACTCGGAATCCTTGCGGCAGGCGGCGCGCTGGCGCAGGCGCCCGATGGAGATATAGTCGGAGCAGAGCCGGTGGTGCAACCGCAGATTGAACTGCGCGAGGTCAAGGAGGACAGGATCGACACGGAAGATTTCGAGGTTGGTATCTTTGCCGGAGTGATGAGCGTGGAGGATTTCGGTGCTGATGGTGTGTTAGGAGTCCGTCTTGCCTATCACGTGACAGAAGACATCTTTGTAGAGGCTGCCTACGGTATGACCGAGGCCGGCCTCACCAGTTACGAACGCCTCAGCGGCGCTGTCACGGTTCTGACGGATGATGAAAGGGAGTACAGCTATTACAATTTCTCTCTCGGCTACAATCTGCTGCCGGGCGAATCGTTCATCGGGCGTGATCGCGCATTCAGCTCGGACATGTATCTCATCGCCGGTATCGGTGCGACGGAATTTGCTGGCGACAACCGATTTACCTGGAGCATCGGCGCGGGCTATCGTCTCCTCCTGAATGACTGGTTGACGCTGCATGCGGACGTACGTGACCACATGTTCGACATCGACGTACTTGGCGAAGATAAAACTGCGCACAACATTGAGATCAATACCGGCGCGACCGTATTCTTCTGA
- a CDS encoding TlpA family protein disulfide reductase, translating into MYTLRSYSYIYRLAVLLFGLYAAGSVTAAEQPPAAAPDFTLKSSGGENLKLSELRGQVVLINFWASWCGPCRKEMPLLDQLYQQYKPLGFTVLGVNVEEDPAQARTLLSKVPVSFPVVFDGANSVSKLYNVIAMPTTVIVDRNGNMRYLHKGYMPGYEDTYQQQVRALLTERM; encoded by the coding sequence ATGTACACACTGCGTTCCTATTCTTATATATATCGTTTGGCAGTTCTGCTGTTTGGTCTGTATGCGGCGGGGTCGGTAACGGCCGCAGAGCAGCCGCCGGCGGCTGCGCCGGATTTCACGCTTAAGAGCAGCGGCGGAGAGAACCTCAAGCTGAGCGAGCTGCGCGGCCAGGTAGTACTGATCAATTTCTGGGCGTCGTGGTGTGGCCCCTGCCGGAAGGAAATGCCGCTGCTCGATCAGCTCTATCAGCAGTACAAGCCGCTCGGATTCACCGTGCTCGGTGTCAATGTGGAAGAGGATCCCGCTCAGGCGCGTACGCTGTTGAGCAAGGTGCCGGTGAGTTTCCCGGTCGTATTCGACGGCGCGAACTCGGTGAGCAAGCTGTATAACGTGATCGCCATGCCGACAACGGTGATCGTCGACCGTAACGGCAACATGCGCTACCTGCACAAGGGCTACATGCCGGGTTACGAAGATACCTATCAGCAGCAGGTGCGCGCCCTCCTGACGGAGCGCATGTGA
- a CDS encoding DUF4266 domain-containing protein, which produces MTIVLLAAALPIAGCGIEPWVKPYERANLADPIMSFERDPVSSSYRHHVFQAREAARGAEGGQGGGCGCN; this is translated from the coding sequence ATGACGATAGTGCTGCTGGCCGCGGCCCTGCCCATCGCAGGCTGCGGCATCGAGCCGTGGGTAAAGCCCTATGAACGTGCCAACCTGGCGGATCCGATTATGAGTTTCGAGCGCGACCCGGTCTCGAGTTCATATCGCCACCATGTTTTCCAGGCGCGTGAGGCAGCGCGCGGTGCGGAGGGTGGTCAAGGGGGGGGCTGTGGCTGCAATTAG
- a CDS encoding DUF3570 domain-containing protein, which translates to MFSRRVRQRAVRRVVKGGAVAAIRSLAAGGVKFLALSAAGCSLSLFAAVLPEDRFDALYHSYDGGGVKINGPSVLARKSIGESSSVSANYYVDSITSASIDVVTSASRYDEERTERRLGVDYLHDNVMMNLGYTRSEENDYLANTASFSISQEMFGDLTTVSMGYSRGWDTVGKRGQEDFAEDVARQNYRIGVSQVISKNTLLDIGLETVTDEGFLNNPYRSVRYLDAGSAVGYSFEPEDYPRTRDSNAFSLKAIYYLPYRATVSAGFRYFSDSWGIQADTYEIGYTHPTERRWIFDIKYRLYSQNHADFYSDLFPRQQAQNFLARDKELSTFSSTAIGLGASYELAPGTCSCIDKGTLTLSYDRINFTYDDFRDISRGGVSGDEPFYDFSADVIQFYLSVWY; encoded by the coding sequence ATGTTTTCCAGGCGCGTGAGGCAGCGCGCGGTGCGGAGGGTGGTCAAGGGGGGGGCTGTGGCTGCAATTAGATCCCTGGCTGCGGGCGGCGTTAAGTTTCTGGCGCTATCCGCTGCCGGTTGCTCGCTTTCCTTATTCGCCGCCGTGCTGCCGGAGGACCGTTTCGACGCCCTGTATCACTCGTATGACGGCGGAGGGGTGAAGATCAACGGACCGTCTGTTCTGGCGCGTAAAAGCATTGGCGAGAGCAGTTCGGTGTCAGCGAATTACTATGTCGACTCAATCACCAGCGCCTCGATCGACGTGGTCACTTCCGCCAGCCGCTATGACGAAGAGCGGACCGAGCGCAGGCTCGGCGTCGACTATCTGCACGACAATGTAATGATGAACCTAGGTTATACACGCAGCGAGGAAAACGACTACCTGGCCAACACCGCGAGCTTTTCCATAAGCCAGGAGATGTTCGGTGATTTGACCACGGTATCAATGGGTTATTCGCGCGGCTGGGATACGGTCGGAAAGCGCGGACAGGAGGATTTCGCAGAGGATGTGGCGCGACAGAATTACCGTATCGGCGTGTCCCAGGTGATAAGCAAGAATACACTGCTCGACATCGGGCTGGAGACGGTGACGGACGAGGGTTTTCTCAACAACCCCTATCGTTCGGTACGCTATCTCGATGCCGGCAGCGCGGTCGGCTACAGCTTCGAGCCCGAGGACTATCCCCGCACCCGCGACAGCAACGCATTCTCCCTCAAGGCGATCTACTACCTGCCCTACCGGGCTACGGTCAGCGCAGGTTTCCGCTATTTCTCCGATTCCTGGGGCATCCAGGCCGATACCTATGAAATCGGGTATACTCATCCCACTGAAAGGAGATGGATCTTCGATATCAAGTACCGCCTGTACAGCCAGAATCATGCTGATTTCTACAGCGATCTTTTTCCCAGGCAGCAGGCGCAGAACTTCCTGGCGCGAGACAAGGAATTGAGCACGTTCAGCAGCACGGCAATCGGGCTCGGCGCGAGCTATGAACTGGCCCCGGGTACGTGCAGCTGCATCGACAAGGGTACGCTGACCCTGTCCTATGACCGCATCAACTTCACGTACGATGACTTTCGCGATATCAGCCGGGGGGGCGTGTCCGGCGACGAGCCATTTTATGATTTCAGCGCCGATGTCATCCAGTTCTATCTTTCGGTCTGGTATTGA
- a CDS encoding AraC family transcriptional regulator has product MMKRLLFVLLTLVVLSGIHPGAGNEARAAAPAAPAENYKALDEEVQSLQQEILEVSRDLFMLEEELLFPATTQVSIFLSMDVGEFFRLDSVQLQIGGKEVANYLYTQREIDALKRGGVQRLYVGNLKLGDHELVAFFTGEGPHDRDYRRGANLNFKKGIGPKYIELKIVDLEKKQQPEFSISEWE; this is encoded by the coding sequence ATGATGAAAAGACTGTTGTTTGTATTGCTGACACTGGTGGTTTTGAGCGGAATCCATCCCGGCGCCGGCAACGAAGCCCGTGCTGCCGCTCCAGCGGCGCCCGCCGAGAATTACAAGGCGCTCGATGAGGAAGTCCAGTCGCTGCAACAGGAGATCCTCGAGGTCAGCCGTGACCTGTTCATGCTGGAGGAGGAACTACTGTTTCCCGCGACCACGCAGGTCTCGATCTTCCTTTCGATGGACGTGGGCGAATTCTTCCGGCTCGATTCGGTACAGCTTCAGATTGGTGGCAAGGAGGTGGCGAACTATCTCTACACCCAGCGTGAGATCGACGCGCTCAAGCGCGGCGGGGTGCAGCGCCTGTATGTCGGAAATCTCAAGCTGGGCGACCACGAGCTGGTTGCCTTTTTCACCGGAGAGGGTCCCCATGATCGCGATTATCGCCGCGGCGCCAATCTGAACTTCAAGAAAGGTATTGGCCCGAAGTACATCGAGCTCAAAATTGTCGATCTGGAAAAGAAGCAGCAGCCAGAGTTTTCAATCAGCGAATGGGAGTGA